AACAACCTGAGCAGACCTAGGAAGACCTATCCCCACAAAAACCCGAGGATTTGGACTGACCGATGGTGCGCCTGGGTGCTCCTGGTGCGGGGTGTTGTGGTAGCAGCATGGTAGCAAGAGCTGACGCCCCCGGTGAGCTTCCTGCTGCTTCGACATGCTGGAAGAAGGAAAAGTCTAGCGGCTCCGTAGGCACGCGCATGCCCCTATAGCCACCTCCGGTCGCCCGCCACGGGAGACTGAGCACAAACAAATGGGTCGGCATATAGAACCGAGCGGTTGTTTATGGGAGATTGTGCCTCCCGGCCCTATCTAGATGCTTCCCTGCCCCCCCCTGTTTGTTCGTTTTCCCCCGTAGCCGCGCCAAAGGAGCGCCCTTCTCGCGCATGCCGAAAACTTCCCACCTCCCAGCCTTCTCCTGGCTCAAGTATGAAAGACAGCAAGCGCGAGGGCGAAGCCGGAGCTGATTCGACCGTATTGTTCCCCCCAGCATACGAAGAGTTGACCCGCGAGGGCGAGTGAGGTATCTTCCAGGTGTTTTCGTCCGCGGATGCCTTCTCCGAAGAGGTGCAAGACCAAAGATAGTAGGGGTCTGAGGTGGTTTCGAAGCGGACTAAGGGACAGCTCGAAGCCGAAATCAGCAAAGCTCTCATCAAATTCGAGCTGGAGTACATGGGCCGTGGACCTGCGGACGCCAGAACCTATGTGGTCCGGGACATGATTCTGGTGAGGCTCAAGGGAATATTGACTCCGGCGGAGCAGCAGTTGATCAAGGTCGAGGGGATCGAATTGCTGAAGGAGGTACGAGCAAAGCTGCTGGAAGGTGGCCGGGAGCTGCTGTACCGGGTCATGAAAGATCTGGCCGGCTGCGATGTCATCAGCATGCATTCGGATCTGAGCACCAGGACGGGGGAGAGGATCATTCTCTTCGTCGTCAGCGAAGACCTCGAGAGACAGTTCTACCAAGAGGGAAGGGACCGTTGGCCCCTGAAGAGGGCTTTCCAAAAAGCTTGACAGTCGAAGAGGAAGGTGCTTTTCTCTCAATAACTGATACGTTGAAGAGCAAACGGGGCCAGCGGCAGTCCTGAAAGGGCGGCCGGGGGCAGCGGGGGTCGATCTCGAATCCCAACGGGAGCAGATGTCGGCCCATTTATTTTCTGGGAAGGCAGTGCTGGAGTGGGCGAAAGAGGCCAGGGCGAGGCCTCGGCGTAGAAAGCAGATCTGAGGGTTCCCAGGCGGACTGGTCAGAGGGCACCCCAGAAGTGGGGAAGCCAGCTGGAAGGTGAGCCGGTGCCTTAATACGGGGTACCGGCTTTTTGTTTCGCTTCATTGATGGGGATCAGACCGGTACCGGAAGAGGAGCTTCCGCGATGAAGATCTACAGCCTTGAACAACGGTTGGCAGATATCGCTCGTGACTTCTTCCAGTCCAAGCTCCGAGTCAATCCACAGGTGATTGCGGTGGTGCAACAGTCGGAGCTGATCGTCCTCCACATCCGGGGCTTCCTGTCGCAGGCCGAGGCAGCCATGGTGGGACGCTGGAAGTATCGGCAGGTCCTGACCACCTACTACGAGCGAATCTTTGAAAACTTCTATCCGCTCCTGCGGGTCGTCATTCAGGGGGCCTGCCAGCGCCGTATGGTGGATCCACGTGTGGTCATCGATCTCTCCCGAAACGAATGCGTGTATTTCCTGACGCTGGGAGAGGCGGCGGCGGCGGTAGAGCGGGAACCGTGAGAATGGCCGCGGTTGCCCTGAGGCTCCGAGACGGGGGCCGGCGATCGTCTGGTCCTTAAGCGTCAGGCGGGCAGAAGTAGCAAGAACGTACTGAGAGATGAAAGAGGAACCCATCGGGGGGAAACGGGAGGTCACGCAGGCCCTCGTAAGGAGGTTACTCGAGGAGAGGAGGAGCTTGAGGAAGCGATTCCTCCGCCTCGACGGGTCCGACACGTCCCCCGCGATTCGGAACACACATGAGGGCCATGTCAGGAACACCGACATGCTTGACATGGCGGCAGATTCATTCAGAAATGACCTGCAGTGGACGACCCGGGAAAA
This DNA window, taken from Candidatus Methylomirabilota bacterium, encodes the following:
- a CDS encoding Na-translocating system protein MpsC family protein, giving the protein MKIYSLEQRLADIARDFFQSKLRVNPQVIAVVQQSELIVLHIRGFLSQAEAAMVGRWKYRQVLTTYYERIFENFYPLLRVVIQGACQRRMVDPRVVIDLSRNECVYFLTLGEAAAAVEREP
- a CDS encoding DUF2294 domain-containing protein, coding for MVSKRTKGQLEAEISKALIKFELEYMGRGPADARTYVVRDMILVRLKGILTPAEQQLIKVEGIELLKEVRAKLLEGGRELLYRVMKDLAGCDVISMHSDLSTRTGERIILFVVSEDLERQFYQEGRDRWPLKRAFQKA